A segment of the Lolium perenne isolate Kyuss_39 chromosome 3, Kyuss_2.0, whole genome shotgun sequence genome:
CTTCAGCGTACAATGTGAGCCCTTCTACTCCTTGCTGCTGCTAGACTGCATTTAGTCCTACATTTCTAGTGAACCTTGCTGGTTATAGAATGTGTTTACTCATGTTTCAGAACCTTGCTGTTTTGGCATGTCTTCTAGATGTAACTGAAGTCAGACTTTTTTGTATGATGAACAGGCGGGCTTGCACACGATGGACTGCGAGTTCTTCGCTATAATAAACGATGCTTCATCTGACAAATTGGTATGGTACTCAGTTTAGGTGTCATATTTGTCAGATTAGGTGTAATAATGTTCATGGCCTGCTCTATCCTTTGTTGCAGTCGCTGCCTAAGAAGTTCGTGGACTTGTTGGAGGGCCGTGAACCCCGTGAACTGAAGGTGCGTGAGGTTGGCATTAGGCATACCAGCACGTGGGACATGGATGTGTGGTTCGACGGCACTGGCCGCATGTTCCTCAAGCGCGCCTGGGAATGTTTCGCCTGGACGTACGGCCTACAGCAATTTTATTTTCCCATCTGCAGTTACAACAGCCGCGATGTTCTCACAGTCAAGATGTTCGACCGGAGCATGTGCCACGTTCAATATGACACGACCTACAGTACGCGCACTCTATAACCAAAATTTCAATTATACAGTATGTTGCCGGAACTTAAGCTGCAATTTTTTATATATTGAACAGATGGATCTGTTAAGATGGAGTTGTCAGACTTTGAGTTCTACACAACCCTAAAAGACGCTCCatcggtgtcaacacccggatttttaagtccagatgtctattatgccgtacatcgcaatcccaggaagattttttttgcgagacataataagttcatatcacaacacatcattcattacaaaccataattgtcttacaacaaatgatcacatgatccagtctcattacaacaattgatctagagatcaaatacataacacacaGCGGAAGATACGTAGTAGTGgttcatctgttccacaggcaacgcttgacgtcaggaggtagtcctagttatcgtagacgtcccgcTGACCATCTTCCgggtactggttctcctcttcatagtctgaccatttgaatagccagggacaaagccatgagtactttaaagtactcgcaaactatacTAATAGAATTACTAATAGCTCTAAgtaggttctaagctctaggttcatttgcataaagctagttttatttcataagcacttactaGTTAAG
Coding sequences within it:
- the LOC127339081 gene encoding B3 domain-containing protein Os03g0212300-like — its product is MDCEFFAIINDASSDKLSLPKKFVDLLEGREPRELKVREVGIRHTSTWDMDVWFDGTGRMFLKRAWECFAWTYGLQQFYFPICSYNSRDVLTVKMFDRSMCHVQYDTTYSTRTL